The DNA segment ACCGGTCGGGTCGAGGTCTACCCCAATATTGGGCACCGCCCCGTCACCGAGGAACTCATCGCGTTCCACCGGAAACACGTCGTCCCCCAGTTCGTCGGGTTCGCCGAGCCGCCGGCGATCGGCGAGGAGACGGTAACCGTTCTCGCACGAGCCCAGGATACCCAGGCGTACGAACTGCGCGTTTTCAGTGACGAACGCGGCGAACTCACAGATGCTGTGCGGGAATTCGACCCTGCTGTGGACGACCACGTGCAAGTCCAGTTGGCGACGCCGCTCGCTGACGGCGAAGACGTGACCGTCGGCCTGTTCGAGCCCGGGAGTGCCAATCAGGGGGCAGCGCTAGCGTCGGAGACCGCCACCGTCCACGGGAAGGTAGCGTTCGTCGAGACGCCGGTCGCCGGAGACGAGACGGTGACGATAGCGTACGATCTCTCGACGGTGTATCCGGTTCGAGAGCAGGCAACGCTCCGTCTCGACACCGAACAGGGCGGAGCAAGCGAGCTGACAGCACTCGAGCCAGGTACCAACGAGACGGTCACCCTCCCTCTCGAGGCAGACGAACACGGGGTCCCGCTCGAGCAAGGACGGGAGGTGACTGCAACAATCGTCGATGCCGACCCACAGGGTCTCGATCCGGTGGCGACCGACACGAGAACGATCGGGGCACCAGCCGAGCCAGCGCTGTCGATCGATGTTGACGTCGAGCGGGCCGTGCTGGCTGGTGAGGCTGTTACTGTCGAGATCGCTGTTCGGGTGATCGGGGGCGATTCGGACGACCTGACTGATCTTCCGATCGAGTGTGCGGTTGAGGGCGATGTCGTCGACACGGTGACGGTCTCACCATCGGTCGGGGAGACGGAAACGATCGCTCTCAGCGTTCCCACCGATGGATACGACCGAGACGAACTGACGGTCAGCGCCACCTGGGGAGAAACGACCGACGAGGAGACGGTTATCCTCGCCACTCAGCCCGCAAATGGGGACGGAAGCGCTGGTGATCCATACCGGATCACCGACGGAACCGAACTCGCGTACGTTGACTTCGATCTTTCCGCCCACTTCGAACTCGCCGAAGATATCGACCTCTCCGGATTCGAGCGGTTCGTTCGGATCGGGAGTCTTCGAGAGCCGTTTTCCGGAACCTTCGATGGCCGACAACACGAGATCACCGGAGTCCATATCGAGGAATCCGTCGATCAGTTCGAAGGGATCGGGCTGTTCGGCAACCTCATTGGGGGCTCGATCGAAAACGTCCACCTCGTAGACGTACACGTGACCGGTGACGATTTCGTCGGCGGCGCCGTCGGGATGGCCCAGGCACCCGCAGAGATTTCCCGCGTCACCGTCTCCGGAACCGTCGTCGGCGGGGACAACGTCGGCGGGATCATCGGCGGGACCTCCACCGGCGAGGACGGCGAAGACGTCGTCATCTCCGAGACCGCTTCGGACGCGAGTGTGCAGGGAGAACGAAAGGTTGGGGGCATCATGGGTCAATCCTCCGGTGACCGCATCACGAACTCCTATGCGAGTGGTTCGGTCAGTGGACATCGCGACGTCGCCGGCGTGCTCGGACTCAACGTCTTCGGCGGGGTTGTCAGCACGTCTTACGCCAGCGCCACACTCGAGGGTGATGGCGGGGGACTCGTCGCGAATAATCCGGAGGGCAGCGTCACCGACTCCTACTGGGACGTCGACGCGACAGGAATATCGATCTCTGATGGCGGTGCCACGGGGTTGCGCACTGAGGAGATGACCGGTGACGATGTCGTGACTACGCTGTCGGGCTTTGACTTCGAAGAAACGTGGGCGGTGACCGACGAGTATCCCGTACTTGCATGGGAGCATGCCTTCTCAATCCAACAACTTTCGGAGTTGGATACACACGTCGTCGGCGAACCAGTTGAGGTGACGGTCACCGTGGCCAACACCGGGCCAACGGCGATTGAAGAAACCCTCGAGTTCCGGTTCGCTGGCGAGGTCGTCGAGCGCCGACCGATCTCGTTGGATGCAGACGAGTCGACTACCCTCGAGTTCGAAGCCGATACCGACGGCCTCGAGAGAGGCGTACACGAGTACGGCGTGGCCCACCGCACGGCCAGCGTCACCCTCATCGACGCGGATAGCCCAGTGTTCGAACTCACCGACGTTGCCTTCCTCGAATCCGTCGAGAAAGATACCGAGCCATCCCTCTCAGTGACGATTCGGAACCTGGGGGTAGCTGATGAGCAAGCAGTCGTCGTCAGGGTGACCGACGACTCGGGAGACACCGTACTGAGCGACAGGCTGATTGAAGCCTCACTCGAGAGTGGCGAGTACCTCGAGCGGACGTTCTTCCTCGACACGGCAGAACTCTCAATTGGGGAGTACGAACTCACCGTCGAAACGGACGATGACGACTATACACGCACGTTTGAGGTTCAAGACACCAGTGACGACGATGCGGAGACGTCGTACGATGACAGTGTGACCAGGCCAGACGACAGCGTGACCCAGGATGATGACAGCGGTTCTCGGGATGTTTCCGAGGCAGACGACCAGACCGGATTTGGATTCGGAAGTGCCCTCGCAGGGATCGCTGGAGTTGGCTATCTGCTCAAACGACGAATGAGTTCTGCTACCGATCAGGAGAACGAGTCGTGATCGGTACACGTGTTTTTTGATGCACCAGCGGTTGTATGGCCCTTCGCAGTGGTTTAGATAGTTTTGTTGGGAAGGGTGCTCGAGACACCGCCCTATGGTCGTTACCAGGTCAACCCTTCGTAGATAATTCCGTCTCGAGGCTCGACGATTCGTCGCCCATCGACGATGATCGGGGTGGCCATCGCGTCGAATTCGTTGTCCAGAGTGGAGAACTCGTCCCAATCCGTGACGACGAGTGCGCCTTCGCTACCCTCGAGGGCGGCTTCGGCGGAGTTAGTGTATTCTACGTCCGGAAAGCGCTCACGCATCGGCTCGGTAGCGACCGGGTCGTAGGCGACGACGTCTGCACCTGCTTTCTGGAGGGATTCGAGGATCGGGATTGCTCGCGAGTTCCTGATATCGTCTGTCCGTGGTTTGAACGCCAGTCCAAGGACTGCGATTCGCGCACCTTCGAGGTCGACGTGGCTCTCGAGGAGATTGAGCAAGCGTTCGGGTTGGCGCTCGTTGATCTCGACAGCGGCCTCGAGCAGGGCTGGGTCGTACCCGTGCTGGGTGGCAGCGGCGATGATGGCCGCGACATCTTTCGGGAAACAGGAACCGCCCCAGCCGACGCCGCTCCGCAGGAACTGTTCTGAGATGCGATCATCGAGACCGATGGCGTCCATCACCTCGTAGGCGTCGAGACCAAACTCCTTACAGATGTTCCCGAGGTCGTTGACCAGGCTGATCTTCGAGGCAAGAAAGGCGTTGTTGGCGTACTTGATCATCGAGGCAGTCGCTGGATCGGTCTCGACTATTGGTATCGATTGTTCCTCGAGCAGGGGCTCGAAGACCAACTGGAGTTGTTCGGTTGCCCACTCAGAGTTCGTCCCAAAGACCAGTTTGTCCGGATTCTGGAAGTCTGCGACGGCGCTTCCCTCCCGGAGGAACTCGGGGTTCATGCCCATTTCAACCTGGTCGTTGTTTGCACCGCGTTGGAGCGCTGGCTCGAGTGTATCTTCGATGCTCATCGGCGTCACCGTACTCTTGATGATCACGAGATGCCGGTTGGCTTTGTCGGAGAGGGCTTAGCCCGTTGCTTCGGCGGCCGCCTCGAATGCGCTCAAATCGATGCTCCCATCGGAGTTCGAGGGTGTGCCGATGGCGAGAAACGTCACGTCAGAGTCCGGGATCGGGTCATAGGACGTTGTGGCCTCGAGTGCGTGTTGGGTGTGAATCTCGAGGAGGGTGTCTAATCCAGGTTCGTCGATGGGGGCGGTGCCGTTATTGATCGACTCGACGATGGTCTCGTCGATATCGATGGCCGTGACTTCGTGGCCGAGATCAGCAAAACAGGCCGCCATTGTCGTCCCAACATAGCCGCTTCCTATGACCGTAATGTGCATTGGGTGCGTCGTGTTGCTGTGGTGCGATGAACGTTTTGGTATTCATACAGGTGATGATACATTGATAAGCCAGAAAGTTATTGTATGGTGAGTTAACAGATATTATCTGATGAAAGCAGTCGTACTCGCCGGGGGGAAAGGAACACGACTTCGACCACTCACTGACGACAAACCAAAAGGGATGGTCGAGGTCGACGACGAGCCTATTTTGACCCACTGTTTCGACCAGTTACTCGAGTTGGGAGCCGATGAATTAGTCGTGGTCGTGGGCTATCTCAAAGAGCGGATTATTGACCACTACGGGGACGAGTATGAGGGCGTCCCGATCCAGTACTGCCACCAGCGCGAACAGAAGGGGCTGGCACACGCGCTGTTGACCGTCGAAGAACACATCGACGACGACTTCATGTTGATCCTGGGGGACAACATCTTCGACGCGAATCTGGGCGATGTGGTTCGTCGACAACGTGAAGAGCGTGCAGATGCAGCGTTTTTGGTCGAGGAGGTACCCTGGGAAGACGCTTCGCGGTATGGAGTCTGTGATACGAACAAATACGGTGAGATCACCGACGTGGTCGAGAAACCAGAAGAGCCCCCATCGAATCTCGTGATGACCGGCTTCTATACGTTCTCGCCCGCGATCTTCCACGCCTGTCATCTGGTGCAGCCCAGCAATCGCGGTGAGTATGAGATCAGCGAGGCCATCGACCTGTTGATTCAGAGTGGGCGCACCATCGATGCAATCGGCATCGACGGCTGGCGGATCGACGTTGGCTATCCCGAGGATCGGGATGAGGCTGAAAAGCGGTTGCAGGAGGGGGTTGAAGGCGAAGTTGCCCTCGCTTCGGACGACTAGAACTGTACAAGCGGTTTTTACGACTCGAGGTGAACCCCTCGAGTATGCAGGGTGTTGTGCCAGCAGCCGGTGAAGGGACCAGGCTTCGGCCGATGACTGAGCAACGACCGAAGGGACTCGTTCCGGTGAACGGTCAGCCGCTGCTCACTCATGTCTTCGAGACGTTGCTCGAGGCAGGTGTCGACGAGTTAGTTGTCGTCGTTGGGCATCTCGCCGATCAGATCATCGAGTACTACGGTGATGGCTTTCGAGAGGTGCCGATCACGTACGTCCACCAACGCGAACAACGGGGCCTCGGCCATGCCGTGTCCCTGACTGAGCCCCACGTCTCGGGACCGTTCGTGGTGTTGAACGGAGACAACGTCTTCGTGGACGGGATTGAGCACGTTCTTGAGCGAATGTCTGAGCCCGACGTGGATGCCGTGTTGGCCGTCGAGTCACTCGACCGAGAACAGGCAAGAGACACTGGGGTGCTCGAGGTTTCTGCAGGGCGCGTTACCGGTATCGTCGAGAAGCCCGAAAAGCCGCCGTCGACGCTGGTGACCACTGGCTGTTACGTGCTCCCCGAAGCAATATTCGATGCGCTTGCGCTGGCACAGCCATCTGATCGTGGGGAGTACGAACTCAGCGAGGCAGTTGGCCTTTTAGTTTCCGCTGGGTCAGTTGTGGAGCCCGTTGAGATAGCTGGTCCCCGAGTGAACGTTAACACGGAAGAAGATCTCGAGCGGGCAGGTCGTTTGCTCGAGGAGCGTTAGGTGAGTCGGTTGTTCGAGGAGTGTTAGACAAGTGGTTTTCTCAAAGAGCGTTAGGAGTTTCTGACCAGTGGATCGTACCAGTCTTCGTTCTCTCGATACCAGTCGATGAATTTTGCAACGCCTTCGCGGATATCCGTGGTAGGCTCGTAATCGAGCAACTCGTTGGCCTTCTCGATATTCGCGTGGGTGTGTTCGGCGTCGCCTTCTCTCGCGTCATCGAATTCAATCTCGAGGCTCGGATCGATTTCGTCGCGGATGACTTCCGCAAGAGTGAGGATATCGATGTTGTCGGTAGAGCCGACGTT comes from the Natronosalvus amylolyticus genome and includes:
- the aglF gene encoding UTP--glucose-1-phosphate uridylyltransferase AglF; the encoded protein is MKAVVLAGGKGTRLRPLTDDKPKGMVEVDDEPILTHCFDQLLELGADELVVVVGYLKERIIDHYGDEYEGVPIQYCHQREQKGLAHALLTVEEHIDDDFMLILGDNIFDANLGDVVRRQREERADAAFLVEEVPWEDASRYGVCDTNKYGEITDVVEKPEEPPSNLVMTGFYTFSPAIFHACHLVQPSNRGEYEISEAIDLLIQSGRTIDAIGIDGWRIDVGYPEDRDEAEKRLQEGVEGEVALASDD
- a CDS encoding sugar phosphate nucleotidyltransferase, which codes for MQGVVPAAGEGTRLRPMTEQRPKGLVPVNGQPLLTHVFETLLEAGVDELVVVVGHLADQIIEYYGDGFREVPITYVHQREQRGLGHAVSLTEPHVSGPFVVLNGDNVFVDGIEHVLERMSEPDVDAVLAVESLDREQARDTGVLEVSAGRVTGIVEKPEKPPSTLVTTGCYVLPEAIFDALALAQPSDRGEYELSEAVGLLVSAGSVVEPVEIAGPRVNVNTEEDLERAGRLLEER
- a CDS encoding CARDB domain-containing protein; this translates as MIGVDLSRRDVLRSGLLGTVGAASGVIGTATGTESAGSTGMDVTLIPADGDFGFNYPYYLYAPAVEDAFDRPILVEPNNTGRSTNNFDAHRESAERLIEHGTPRRIGDELRVPVLVPVFPRPSSSPVDWQHYVHALDAETMQIDSGDLERVDEQLLRMVEHARERLSERSYPVGEDMIMNGFSASGTFVNRFTALHPDRVRSVTAGGINGTATLPLEEAAGRTVDFPIGIADLESLTGEAFDRDQWQAVDQLVYMGGDDENDTIPYDDAWNSGQREIALEVYGEHMQNDRMPYCKSVYEEAGATGRVEVYPNIGHRPVTEELIAFHRKHVVPQFVGFAEPPAIGEETVTVLARAQDTQAYELRVFSDERGELTDAVREFDPAVDDHVQVQLATPLADGEDVTVGLFEPGSANQGAALASETATVHGKVAFVETPVAGDETVTIAYDLSTVYPVREQATLRLDTEQGGASELTALEPGTNETVTLPLEADEHGVPLEQGREVTATIVDADPQGLDPVATDTRTIGAPAEPALSIDVDVERAVLAGEAVTVEIAVRVIGGDSDDLTDLPIECAVEGDVVDTVTVSPSVGETETIALSVPTDGYDRDELTVSATWGETTDEETVILATQPANGDGSAGDPYRITDGTELAYVDFDLSAHFELAEDIDLSGFERFVRIGSLREPFSGTFDGRQHEITGVHIEESVDQFEGIGLFGNLIGGSIENVHLVDVHVTGDDFVGGAVGMAQAPAEISRVTVSGTVVGGDNVGGIIGGTSTGEDGEDVVISETASDASVQGERKVGGIMGQSSGDRITNSYASGSVSGHRDVAGVLGLNVFGGVVSTSYASATLEGDGGGLVANNPEGSVTDSYWDVDATGISISDGGATGLRTEEMTGDDVVTTLSGFDFEETWAVTDEYPVLAWEHAFSIQQLSELDTHVVGEPVEVTVTVANTGPTAIEETLEFRFAGEVVERRPISLDADESTTLEFEADTDGLERGVHEYGVAHRTASVTLIDADSPVFELTDVAFLESVEKDTEPSLSVTIRNLGVADEQAVVVRVTDDSGDTVLSDRLIEASLESGEYLERTFFLDTAELSIGEYELTVETDDDDYTRTFEVQDTSDDDAETSYDDSVTRPDDSVTQDDDSGSRDVSEADDQTGFGFGSALAGIAGVGYLLKRRMSSATDQENES